The sequence ACAATGTTTGAATCAACATAAGCACCAGGATTTGTTAATGAATATCTCACACCCGCCTGGGCAGCCAGATTTACGACAACATCAAAAGAGGTATTGCCAAATATTTTTTCAAGTCCATTTTTATCTGAGAGATCAGTTTTATGGAACTTAAAATTCTCATTAGACGCCAGTATTTCGAGGCGATCCTCCTTGAGTCCGACATCATAATAATGGTTTAAGTTGTCAACACCTGCAACATGACATCCGCTGTCTAAAAGGCGTTTAGCCAGGTGAAAGCCGATAAAACCAGCTGCTCCGGTGATAAGTACTGTTTTAAATTTTATATCCATAGTTTTATATCCTCTTATAGATTTATCATACTTTTTACGACGCCATCATGTTTAGCCATATAGAAAAAGTTATCGCCGACAAAATAGTGCTGATTGAAATGGCTGCCACGGAAAAATCCGTATCCCCGCCTAATTCTTTTGCCATCACATAGCTTACGGTTGCTGTCGGAGATGCAAGCAAAATAAGACCCGGCAGAAAATCCTGCGGCGCTATGTCAAGCAATCTATATAATATAAAACCCAAACCAGGCAGTAGAATCAATTTCATTATGCTTGAAGAAAGAACCAAAAGAGCCCGCAAACGTATTAGCTTAAAAGATAAGGAAGCTCCTATGAGCAGCAATGCCATAGGCAAAGCCATACCGCTGATAATATCAAGAATTCGATCTATGACAAGTGGAATCGGCACTTCGGTAAAGGAAAACAGCATTCCTGCCATGGCCGATAATATAACAGGATTGCCCAATATCTTCCATGCTAACTTTGTTTTGCTTTTCTTTTCTGAAATATCGGTTGAATATAACTGAAGCACAACTACGGCAAGAAGGTTTTGCAAAATCATTATAAAACCTGCAATTATACCGGCACGCACTAATCCTTTATCTCCAAGACAGTAATATGCAACAGCAAGACCTATATATCCGAGGTTTCCATGAAAGGAGCTCTGGATAAAGGTGCCGATCTGTTTCCGTTTTACCCTGGCAATAGAGCCGACCACCCATGCAACAACAAAAACAGCTAAAACAGAAAAGAGGGTTATTGTCAGGACGGTTATGTCGAACTGGGTTTTCAAAGAAGCGCGTGAGATAGAACGGAAAATCATAGCAGGTATTGCCAGATGATAAACAAGCTGGTTTGCTGGTTCTAAAAAGGCAGGCTTAATAAACCCCGCGCGGCGGGAAAATAAGCCAAGAATGATAATTGCAAATACTGGAATTATTGTGGTAACAATACTCATAGGCATAGAATAGTTGTAGAAAAATGTTTTAGCTTTTTGAAAAGGATTCTAGAGGGTTAATCCTGTCAAAAAATATTTGTTTTGCGGCAGTTGATCCGCAAGAATCTTTAATTTTAACAAGCAGTTTGCATGATTCAGCGTAAAGAAAAAGATGTTATGTGTCAAGGAAAAAGAACCTGTTTGGAATATATTGAGGTTGCAGTAGCCCTTCCTGTTTATAATACCTTTACCTATCGTGTCCCGGAAAACCTTTCCTTTTTTGCGGGGATCGGGAAAAGGGCGCTGGTCCCTTTTGGCCGGCGAAGGGTTACAGGATATATTCTGGGTCCATCTGAGGATATGGATCACGGCAAGATAAAGCTTGTCCTGGATATCCTTGACGAGACTCCGCTTTTCCATTCATCCATGATCCCCTTTTTCAGATGGATTGCCGATTACTATATGTGTCCCATCGGAGAGGTTATAAAAAGCGCTCTTCCAGGCGGGTTAAATCTTTATGACTTTGTTGCTCTTGCCATTACTGAAAAGGGGATAAACGCATTGATTAAGGATAACCTTACCCCTTTGCAAAGTGAAATTTTATGTCATCTGAAATTAAAATCCTGCGGCCTGAAAAACCTTTGCGCAAAACTTAAAAACCAGATCCCGAATTCCTTAATTCAGACCATGGAAAAACAGAACCTGATTATAAGCAAACGGGAACTTAAAGGCAAAGGAACAGGCCCGAAGACGGAGCGGTATGTATCTATGATTAAGCCGGACATCTCTGCCGACAAGTTGTCGGAGCAGAGGATGCGGATTCTCCATGCATTGCAGGATGAGGGTGAAATATCTGTAAAAAAATTAACAGGGCTTATTCCGACTGCTTCCAGATTAATAAAACCCCTGGAAAAAGCAGGTTATATTTCGATCTTTAATAAAAGGATGTACAGAGATCCGTTTGGCGAATCCATAATACCTGACAACCCTTATAAGCTCACAAAGGAGCAGGAAAAAGCCGTTTCCACGGTTATAGATCGCCTTGGCAAGGGGTTTGAGACATGCCTTCTTGCCGGTGTTACCGGAAGCGGAAAAACAGAAGTCTATCTGCAGATAGCGGCCGAGGCCATAAAGCAAGAAAGTTCTGTTTTGATACTGGTTCCGGAGATCGTTCTTATATCTCAGATGGAAAGACGGTTTCGAGCCCGTTTCGGAGATTGCGTTGCCTTGCTCCACAGCAGGCTTTCTCCCGGCGAGCAATATGATCAATGGATGCGGATAGCGCGCAAAGAGGTCCGCATCGCCATAGGCGCCAGGTCCGCTCTTTTTGCCCCCTTTGAGGACATTGGGATCATTATCGTTGACGAAGAACACGACACCTCTTACAAACAGGAAGGCGGTCTTTGTTATAACGCAAGGGATCTTGCAATAGTCAGGGCAAAGCTGATGAACGGGGTCGCCTTGTTGGGATCAGCCACCCCTTCAATCCAGTCGTACTATAATGTGGAAACAAAAAAATTTATTGAATTAACACTGACAAAACGTGTTGAGAAACGTCCTCTTCCTGAGACCACGGTGGTTGATCTCCGTAAAACCAGGGATGTCAAGGGTATCGGATATTTTATTACATCTGAACTTTATAAGGCAATGAAGAAAACTCTGAGCCGGGGAGAACAGACCATCCTGTTTCTGAACCGTCGGGGTTTTGCCGGCTTTCCGGTCTGCGCGTCATGCGGCGCACCTTTAACCTGCAAAAATTGTGATATTTCCCTGACATTGCATCAAAAAGCCAACGCATACAAGTGCCATTACTGCGGTTATTCGCTGGCAGCCACTTCAAATTGCTCTAAGTGCGGATCTTCCAAAATTAAGCTGCTGGGGCTCGGCACTGAGAAGGTGGAAGAGGCTGTAAAGCAGCTTTTTCCTGACGCAAGGGTTGCCAGACTGGATCGGGATACGATCAGGAAAAAGAATGCAATGCTGAGCATATTAAAGGGGCTCAAAGATCATACCATAGATATACTTATCGGCACGCAGATGGTGGCAAAGGGGCATGATTTCCCCAACATTACACTTGTTGGTATAATTTGTGCCGATCTTTCGCTGAACTTTCCTGACTTCCGCGCAGGTGAACGGACGTTTCAGCTTTTAGCCCAGGTGTCCGGGAGGGCGGGCCGTGGAACGCTTCCAGGCCGGGTGATTTTGCAGACCTATAATCCTGATCATTTCAGTATAGAGGCTGCAAAAAATCAGGACTTTAAAGCGTTTTACAATAAGGAAATTGTTTTTCGAAAAGCTCTGAATTACCCGCCTTTTTCAAGGATAATCCTGCTGAAAATATCTGGAAAAGACATGAAAAAAACACAAAGATATGCTATGGATGTCGGTGATCTTTGCAGCAGGCTGAGAAACAACAGCCGCTTTATAAAGACTGTCGAGATATTAGGGCCTATCACGGCCCCTCTTCCAAGGATAGCAAAACATTTCAGGTGGCAGATATTGCTAAAAGGGCTAAGCGCGGAACATCTTCATGGGTTTGTTCATCAACTGTTGTTTAAAAACAGGGAAAGAATAAGTAGCCGGGATGTTAAAATAGTTGTGGATGTGGATCCGTTTTTTATGATGTAAAAAAGGGTAAATAAAAACAAAAAAGGCGACAGCTTTAGATGAATAATATAAAGGTTGTAATTTTTGACTGCGATGGAGTCATGTTTGATACGGCAAAAGCAAACACGGCTTACTATAACAGTGTCTTGCGCCATTTCAAAAAGCCGGATATGACGCCTGAGCAGTTTGCCTATTCCCATATGCATACCGCGGATGAGGCAATGGCATATCTGTTTGATGATGAAAACATGTTTGAAGCAGCGCAAACCTATCGCAAAAACATGAGCTACCTGCCATTTTTAAAAGATATGGAAATCGAACCATACCTTAAACCTTTGCTTAAAAGGCTGAGGCCCAGATACAAGACAGCCGTTGCCACCAACAGGGCAGACACAATGAAACGGGTGCTCATTGAGCACAACCTAAAAGACTGTTTTGATCTGGTTGTCAGCGCCCTCGATGTTAAGCACCCCAAGCCTCACCCTGAGCAGCTTATCAAAATACTGAAGCATTTTAATATAGCGCCATATAATGCGATTTATATTGGTGATTCAAAACTTGATGAAATGGCGGCAAAAGCAGCGGAGATGACGCTAATCGCATACAAAAACAGATCTATTTCCGCTGATTTTCATATAAACGGCTTAAAGGAGATCGAAGATATTATTGAAATATGATGATGCCGTAAAAAGTCCCATCTATAGTTAAGTTCGTGACTTTTACCGGCATGGGAAATAAAAAATCATAACCCCTTAAGCAGCCTGTCATGTATATTATCAAAACCGCCGTTTGACATTATCAGAACAACATCGCCCGGCCTTGTTTCTTTAATCAAAAAATCAATAATCGATTCCGTGTCCGGGAAATAGTGCGCATCCTTTCCGCGATTATTTAAGTCATGTACAAGCTTTTCAGATGAAAAACGTTCGTCAACAGGAATCTTTTCAAGCAGAGGCGGCTTGCGGATACATATTAAATCTGCTTCATCAAATGATAAGGGATAGATATTCTGGAATACCTTGCGCATACTTGAATTTGTCCGTGGTTCAAAAACGGCGATAAGCCGGCCGTCAGGATAAAAGGGTTTAACCGCCCTTATTGTTTCCCTCACAGCGGTAGGATGATGCGCGAAATCATCAATTATAGTAATATTTCTTTTTTGCCCGCGGATTTCCTGACGTCTCTTGATTCCTTCAAATGTTTCAAGCGCCTCTGCAATAATATCAACAGGTATGTTCAAGGAATCGGCTATTGCTATTGCCGACAATGTGTTCAGCAGGTTGTGCTCTCCCATAAGCCTGGTTTTAAAAATGCCGAAGGTTATGCCTTTTTTAAAAACCTCAAAAATAGTCCGCGGCGGATCAATGGAAACAGAGCCAAGTCGCCAGTATGAGCCGGAATCCTTGCCATATTTTTCAACAATGCATTTTTTGCCTTTAATCAGATCTGAAATATTGTCATCTTGATCAAAAACATATAACTTTCCTTTATTAGAGATATTGGAAATAAAAGAATCAAAAGCATGTCTTACGTGGCTTATATCTTTAAATATATCGGCATGATCAAATTCAATGCTCGTAACTACGGCCATAAAAGGATCGTAATGTAAGAATTTCGGCCCTTTATCGAAAAATGCAGTGTCGTACTCATCTCCCTCGATTACAACAAACTCTCCATTGCCGAGGCGATAATTGCTGCTGAAATTTTTCAAAATTCCGCCGATAATAAAGGAGGGATCAAAACCTGCTTTATAAAGGATCCAGGATACAATAGAGGAAGTGGTTGTTTTGCCGTGAGTGCCGGTAACAATTATCCTCTTTTTGTTGTCTGCAATAAACCTGTTGACTGCCTGGGGCATGGAGCAGAAATTAAGCCCCATGTTTTGCATTTTAAGAACCTCTGGATGCTGCCTTGTAACGGCATTTCCGACAATAACAAGGTCAGGGCCATATGAAATATTATCTTCATTAAAGCCTTCGGTAACCTTTATGCCTTTGCGAGAAAGAAAATCGCTCATGGGCGGATATATTTTTTGATCCGAACCTGTTACTTCAAAACCAAGATCTCTTAACATGCAGGCAAGCGCGCCCATGCCTGTGCCGCATATTGCGATAAGATGTATTTTTTTTACATTGTTCGGAATTATGTTTTTTGTTAAATTCATTATTTTGATTATAAACTATAATTCACAGCATGAATCAATTTTGATGAATTCGTAAAAAAACGGATTCATCAGGTGTTAAGTGTAAAGTGTTAGGTGTTAGGTTAAAGCAATTGCCTGTTTAATCATATCCTTAACACTTAACACCTAACACTTAACACGGTTCGTAAAAAGTGTGTTTTCGACTTTTTACGAGACCATCAACTTTAAATTGAGTCTGTTATCGTGTAAAGGAATATTTGCATGATTTCCAAAACATTTGGGGTTTTTTATTAGCTAAAGATTGCATAGATTGCAATCAGAATGTAGCATCCTGCTCTTTACTTAAAGGGTAAATATTATAGTAAAATGATGGATATTGTAAATGTATTTGGGATGTTATAGCAATTTTTAGGCTTACGACATGTAAACTGCGGAATAAATCTTACTTGTTTTTTCCTTGGCAGGACCGTAGGGTCGATGGACGATGATGACGGTGTTTTTATGATTTGTATTTAAAAAGGACTATGTTCGGCTAAAATTTAAGATGTCATGAAGCTATCTACACTTTTAGGTGGTCTTTATAGGGAAATCTATGAAAACAAACAAACTATTTATGCGGTCGGCAATAAGTGCCATCGCCGGTATAGCGGTTATAATCGTTATTATATATGTGGCCTACCTGTCACATAAGGGGTTTGCGAAAACATCTGTTTCTCAAACACAGAACCAGTTGCTGGCAACTCTAAAGGTAACTGCAAAAGCATTGGACGAATTTATTGGTTATCATCAAGAAGCTCTGCAAATCCTTTCAAATGACCCTTTAATTAAGGAACGGATTTATAATAAAGTTCAATGGGAGAAAGAAGACCATGGAGAAGAATTTTGTCAAGTCGAAAATTTATATGAGGCATACAAAAAGCATGTCGACGCTCTTGCTATAATTGACGCCAATGGTAAGATGCTGGACAGGGATCCCTTTTGGAAAGATAATAAGAACAGGATTGGATGGAATTACTCTGATGAACCG is a genomic window of Anaerolineae bacterium containing:
- a CDS encoding AEC family transporter, whose translation is MPMSIVTTIIPVFAIIILGLFSRRAGFIKPAFLEPANQLVYHLAIPAMIFRSISRASLKTQFDITVLTITLFSVLAVFVVAWVVGSIARVKRKQIGTFIQSSFHGNLGYIGLAVAYYCLGDKGLVRAGIIAGFIMILQNLLAVVVLQLYSTDISEKKSKTKLAWKILGNPVILSAMAGMLFSFTEVPIPLVIDRILDIISGMALPMALLLIGASLSFKLIRLRALLVLSSSIMKLILLPGLGFILYRLLDIAPQDFLPGLILLASPTATVSYVMAKELGGDTDFSVAAISISTILSAITFSIWLNMMAS
- the priA gene encoding primosomal protein N' codes for the protein MIQRKEKDVMCQGKRTCLEYIEVAVALPVYNTFTYRVPENLSFFAGIGKRALVPFGRRRVTGYILGPSEDMDHGKIKLVLDILDETPLFHSSMIPFFRWIADYYMCPIGEVIKSALPGGLNLYDFVALAITEKGINALIKDNLTPLQSEILCHLKLKSCGLKNLCAKLKNQIPNSLIQTMEKQNLIISKRELKGKGTGPKTERYVSMIKPDISADKLSEQRMRILHALQDEGEISVKKLTGLIPTASRLIKPLEKAGYISIFNKRMYRDPFGESIIPDNPYKLTKEQEKAVSTVIDRLGKGFETCLLAGVTGSGKTEVYLQIAAEAIKQESSVLILVPEIVLISQMERRFRARFGDCVALLHSRLSPGEQYDQWMRIARKEVRIAIGARSALFAPFEDIGIIIVDEEHDTSYKQEGGLCYNARDLAIVRAKLMNGVALLGSATPSIQSYYNVETKKFIELTLTKRVEKRPLPETTVVDLRKTRDVKGIGYFITSELYKAMKKTLSRGEQTILFLNRRGFAGFPVCASCGAPLTCKNCDISLTLHQKANAYKCHYCGYSLAATSNCSKCGSSKIKLLGLGTEKVEEAVKQLFPDARVARLDRDTIRKKNAMLSILKGLKDHTIDILIGTQMVAKGHDFPNITLVGIICADLSLNFPDFRAGERTFQLLAQVSGRAGRGTLPGRVILQTYNPDHFSIEAAKNQDFKAFYNKEIVFRKALNYPPFSRIILLKISGKDMKKTQRYAMDVGDLCSRLRNNSRFIKTVEILGPITAPLPRIAKHFRWQILLKGLSAEHLHGFVHQLLFKNRERISSRDVKIVVDVDPFFMM
- a CDS encoding HAD hydrolase-like protein, whose protein sequence is MNNIKVVIFDCDGVMFDTAKANTAYYNSVLRHFKKPDMTPEQFAYSHMHTADEAMAYLFDDENMFEAAQTYRKNMSYLPFLKDMEIEPYLKPLLKRLRPRYKTAVATNRADTMKRVLIEHNLKDCFDLVVSALDVKHPKPHPEQLIKILKHFNIAPYNAIYIGDSKLDEMAAKAAEMTLIAYKNRSISADFHINGLKEIEDIIEI
- the mpl gene encoding UDP-N-acetylmuramate:L-alanyl-gamma-D-glutamyl-meso-diaminopimelate ligase; its protein translation is MNLTKNIIPNNVKKIHLIAICGTGMGALACMLRDLGFEVTGSDQKIYPPMSDFLSRKGIKVTEGFNEDNISYGPDLVIVGNAVTRQHPEVLKMQNMGLNFCSMPQAVNRFIADNKKRIIVTGTHGKTTTSSIVSWILYKAGFDPSFIIGGILKNFSSNYRLGNGEFVVIEGDEYDTAFFDKGPKFLHYDPFMAVVTSIEFDHADIFKDISHVRHAFDSFISNISNKGKLYVFDQDDNISDLIKGKKCIVEKYGKDSGSYWRLGSVSIDPPRTIFEVFKKGITFGIFKTRLMGEHNLLNTLSAIAIADSLNIPVDIIAEALETFEGIKRRQEIRGQKRNITIIDDFAHHPTAVRETIRAVKPFYPDGRLIAVFEPRTNSSMRKVFQNIYPLSFDEADLICIRKPPLLEKIPVDERFSSEKLVHDLNNRGKDAHYFPDTESIIDFLIKETRPGDVVLIMSNGGFDNIHDRLLKGL